One Bacteroidota bacterium genomic region harbors:
- a CDS encoding serine hydrolase → MSPRSFVLLACVLLSAPEASGQRGWAERVLDTLSLRDKVAQLIIPAATATYRSEDDPGYRRLVRLVRDERVGGIIFFRGNLYDQALLTNRLQALAPLPLWIAQDMEWGLAMRLEGGTEFPKAMALGATRNPELAYRMGYAIAREARAIGVHQNFAPVVDVNNNPRNPIINVRSFGEDPRLVADLARAMIRGMQEGGLVATAKHFPGHGDTDVDSHLDLPIIRHSLTRLDSVELAPFRAAIESGVLAIMTAHIAFPALEPDARVPATLSAAVLDSLLRKGLGFQGLLVSDAMDMRGVTKHFGLKRASILALKAGVDLLLMPPDEAGVIDAIVEAVQRGELSEERIDRSVLRLLRLKELMGLHTNRFVDIEQISQRVGVQEHQELAREIARQALTLVKDDRAVLPLTRLNGERILLISLSDSDDPAVGRSFFAHLRARYPEVEHVRLDTRSTKRDYRDALSRAKKADYLVVASYVYIRSYSNRLGLPKEHVELLRRLARRYRQPTILIAFGNPYILREVPEVDACVITFSWGETTYAVTADALLGMAPIRGKLPITISPDFPYGLGIEWPQITLRYGTPEEAGFDAERLERLDGIIRRAIRERVFPGAALAVVRRGVLAYLKGFGALTYESETPVTPQTLFDLASLTKVVGTTSAVMKLYEEGRLRLDDPVSRYLPEFRGPSKERITIRQLLLHTGGLRAYKPFYQDSAFRKLSPSEQADFVWRFILEDTLQYEPGTRTLYSDFGFIVLGKLVERITAKSLDRYLEETFWRPLGMRRTVFRPLEHGFSPEEIAPTEQDRYWRNRLIHGTVHDETAAALGGVAGHAGLFSTARDLAVFAQMLLNGGWYGGQALLRPETIQLFRSRASEGSTRALGWDTRNTQGYSAAGKRMSVRAFGHTGFTGTSMWIDPDHELAVILLTNRVHPTRENPRIAEVRAAVADTVLEALRER, encoded by the coding sequence GTGAGCCCTAGGTCCTTTGTCCTGCTAGCCTGTGTGCTGTTATCTGCTCCGGAAGCCTCAGGCCAGCGCGGCTGGGCTGAGCGCGTATTGGACACGCTGTCGCTGCGCGATAAGGTGGCGCAGCTTATCATCCCCGCGGCTACGGCCACCTACCGAAGCGAAGACGATCCGGGCTACCGACGCCTGGTGCGCCTGGTACGCGATGAGCGCGTGGGCGGGATCATCTTCTTTCGGGGCAATCTCTACGATCAGGCGCTGCTTACAAACCGGCTGCAGGCTCTAGCCCCCTTGCCGCTGTGGATCGCGCAAGATATGGAATGGGGCTTGGCTATGCGCCTGGAGGGGGGCACGGAGTTCCCCAAGGCGATGGCCCTGGGGGCCACGCGCAATCCGGAGCTGGCTTATCGGATGGGGTATGCCATCGCGCGTGAGGCCCGGGCTATTGGCGTGCACCAAAACTTCGCCCCCGTGGTGGACGTCAACAACAACCCGCGCAATCCGATCATCAACGTGCGCTCCTTCGGCGAAGACCCGCGCCTGGTGGCCGATCTGGCGCGCGCCATGATTCGCGGCATGCAGGAGGGCGGGCTAGTGGCCACGGCTAAGCACTTCCCCGGACACGGGGATACGGATGTGGATTCGCACTTGGATTTGCCCATCATCCGGCACTCCCTGACGCGTCTGGATAGCGTGGAGCTGGCCCCGTTTCGGGCGGCTATCGAAAGCGGCGTGCTGGCGATCATGACCGCCCACATCGCCTTTCCGGCCCTGGAGCCGGATGCGCGGGTGCCCGCTACGCTGTCGGCTGCCGTCTTGGACTCGCTGCTCCGCAAGGGGCTCGGCTTTCAGGGCCTGCTTGTAAGCGATGCCATGGACATGCGGGGCGTGACCAAGCACTTCGGTCTGAAGCGCGCCAGCATCCTGGCTCTTAAGGCCGGCGTCGATCTGCTGCTCATGCCCCCCGATGAGGCCGGGGTGATCGACGCCATTGTCGAGGCCGTGCAGCGCGGGGAGCTCTCAGAGGAGCGCATCGACCGATCCGTGCTGCGCCTGCTGCGCTTAAAGGAGCTCATGGGTCTGCACACGAACCGATTCGTAGACATCGAGCAGATCTCCCAGCGGGTAGGCGTGCAGGAGCATCAAGAGCTGGCGCGCGAAATCGCCCGGCAAGCGTTGACGTTGGTCAAAGACGACCGGGCCGTTTTGCCCCTGACGCGTCTGAACGGAGAGCGCATTCTGCTCATTTCCCTTTCCGATAGCGACGACCCCGCCGTGGGCCGCAGCTTTTTTGCCCACCTGCGCGCCCGTTACCCCGAAGTAGAACATGTGCGCCTGGACACCCGCAGCACAAAGCGGGATTACCGGGACGCCCTCAGCCGAGCTAAAAAGGCCGACTACCTTGTTGTGGCCTCCTACGTCTACATCCGCTCCTATAGCAACCGGCTGGGACTGCCCAAGGAGCACGTAGAGCTGCTTCGGCGCCTGGCCCGACGCTACCGGCAGCCCACGATCCTTATAGCCTTCGGCAACCCGTACATCCTGCGAGAGGTGCCCGAGGTGGATGCCTGTGTCATTACGTTCTCCTGGGGGGAGACGACTTACGCCGTCACGGCCGACGCGCTGCTGGGCATGGCCCCGATTCGGGGCAAACTGCCCATTACCATATCCCCGGACTTTCCCTATGGCCTCGGCATAGAGTGGCCTCAGATAACCCTGCGCTATGGCACCCCCGAGGAGGCGGGCTTCGACGCCGAACGCCTGGAGCGCTTAGACGGGATCATACGGCGGGCCATCCGGGAGCGCGTCTTCCCGGGCGCGGCTTTGGCTGTAGTACGCCGCGGGGTGTTGGCTTATCTAAAGGGCTTTGGCGCGCTCACCTACGAATCGGAGACCCCGGTCACGCCGCAGACGCTGTTCGATCTGGCTTCGCTGACCAAAGTCGTGGGCACCACCTCAGCCGTAATGAAGCTTTACGAGGAGGGTCGCCTGCGTCTGGATGATCCCGTATCCCGGTATCTGCCCGAGTTTCGCGGTCCGAGCAAGGAGCGGATCACGATCCGTCAGCTTCTTCTGCACACCGGCGGGCTGCGGGCTTACAAGCCGTTCTATCAGGACTCCGCTTTTCGCAAGCTATCCCCATCGGAGCAAGCGGACTTCGTCTGGCGCTTCATCCTGGAAGACACACTCCAATACGAGCCCGGAACGCGCACGCTTTACAGCGACTTCGGCTTTATTGTGCTGGGCAAACTCGTGGAGCGCATCACGGCCAAGAGCCTGGATCGGTACCTGGAGGAGACCTTCTGGCGGCCCCTGGGCATGCGGCGCACGGTCTTTCGTCCGCTAGAGCACGGGTTTTCTCCGGAGGAGATCGCCCCTACGGAACAAGACCGGTACTGGCGCAACCGGCTCATACACGGCACCGTGCACGATGAGACGGCAGCCGCCTTAGGCGGCGTGGCTGGGCATGCCGGGCTATTTAGCACGGCGCGCGACCTGGCCGTCTTCGCCCAGATGCTCCTCAACGGCGGCTGGTACGGAGGGCAGGCGCTGCTGCGGCCCGAGACGATCCAGCTTTTTCGAAGCCGGGCCTCCGAAGGCAGCACACGGGCGCTGGGATGGGATACGCGCAACACGCAGGGATACTCCGCGGCGGGCAAGCGTATGTCGGTCCGGGCTTTCGGGCATACGGGCTTTACGGGCACCTCGATGTGGATCGATCCGGATCACGAGCTAGCTGTGATCCTGCTCACAAACCGCGTGCATCCGACACGGGAGAACCCGCGCATCGCCGAAGTGCGCGCGGCCGTAGCGGATACCGTCCTGGAAGCGCTGCGGGAGCGCTGA
- the recR gene encoding recombination mediator RecR yields the protein MQYTAAAVERLILELSRLPSIGRKTAQRLTMYLLRRPREEVARLAEALLALKDEVRFCRICHNVTDEDPCAICTHPRRDRRTICVVEEPNDVLAIERTNEYRGLYHVLGGVISPLQGVGPDDLKIRQLVARIQEAASQGEPVQEVILALNPNTEGDATAYYLAQLLRPLGVRISRIARGLPIGGDLEFADEATLLRALEGRIALQ from the coding sequence ATGCAGTACACCGCAGCAGCCGTAGAACGGTTGATTCTGGAGCTAAGCCGTCTGCCCTCGATCGGCCGCAAAACGGCCCAGCGGCTCACCATGTATCTGCTCAGGCGCCCCCGGGAGGAGGTGGCGCGCCTGGCGGAAGCCCTGCTGGCCTTGAAAGACGAGGTCCGCTTCTGTCGAATCTGCCACAACGTAACCGATGAGGATCCGTGCGCGATCTGCACCCATCCCCGCCGCGATCGGCGCACGATCTGCGTCGTGGAAGAACCCAACGACGTGCTGGCGATCGAACGCACAAACGAATACCGGGGCTTGTATCACGTATTAGGAGGGGTGATCTCCCCCCTGCAGGGCGTAGGACCCGATGATCTCAAGATCCGACAACTGGTGGCGCGTATCCAGGAGGCCGCCTCTCAAGGGGAGCCCGTGCAGGAGGTCATTCTAGCCCTTAATCCCAACACCGAAGGCGATGCGACGGCCTATTATCTGGCGCAGCTACTCCGCCCGCTGGGGGTTCGGATCAGCCGAATTGCGCGCGGCCTGCCGATTGGCGGCGATCTGGAGTTCGCCGATGAGGCCACGCTGCTGCGCGCCCTAGAGGGTCGCATAGCCCTTCAGTAG
- a CDS encoding penicillin acylase family protein has protein sequence MAPAIGGPLRRWLWGLFFALIGFAAFAGLVVWFLVYRPLPEYRGQIRLDGLSRPVLIQWDSSRVPHIYAETEEDLFFALGYVHAYERRWQMTLLQLATEGRFAEFFGPELVPLDRLLRTIGIWQMAQALWRELTPQERARLEAYSAGVNAASRRRPRPVEHALVGFDPLPWSPLHSLGLVRLMAWELNFAWRIETTLGVLAERLDSARFRALWPIPYPEQQVAPSSISKTLQALQRVHELLADWFGSPSAAGSNAWVVSGLRTRSGKPLLANDPHLMLQVPPRWYEVALHGPGWRLVGATLPGGPAVVLGHNERIAWGVTNAMLDDCDFYLEAVDPRRPGWYVLSAERTDSAGRPAGAITYARFQTRTERIRIKGRPDSLIVIRYTERGPVVTDLLPDSAQIRDRLIAMRWTGLERSHELRALWGVNRARNWGEFQEALRDFGVPAQNFVYADVTGRIGYLLAGRIPIRQGGRPQPLARGWETRGRWIGYVPFEAQPQLFDPPSGFIATANNPPAPPDYPYYLSELWEPSARIERIRELLENRTDLTVADMMRAQTDLLSPFARRLVPYILRAFEGQGSPSGPVREALAYLRAWDYGYGPESIAASIFESWFLAFCRLLFAEAMGPSYAHWLFIALAPVRTVEALIAQPESPWYDDPRTAEIEGRELRIRQALEEAVRDLSARLGPESHNWRWEHLHTLTLEPPLLGEAARRPNAHGLLRLLVRGLFCLGPYGAAGSYTTIPQAQYWLTEPYAMRVGASIRRIVDLADPTSSYSSLPGGQSGHPVSRHYGDQLADWLAGRYKRLLWDSTGARIRGPSLRLEPLR, from the coding sequence ATGGCCCCGGCGATAGGAGGGCCGCTAAGGCGCTGGCTTTGGGGCCTGTTTTTCGCCCTGATAGGCTTTGCCGCCTTTGCAGGCCTTGTGGTCTGGTTTCTGGTCTACCGTCCCCTGCCCGAGTATCGAGGCCAAATCCGGCTCGATGGCCTCAGCAGGCCCGTTTTGATCCAATGGGACTCAAGCCGAGTGCCGCACATCTATGCGGAAACGGAAGAGGACCTGTTCTTCGCCTTGGGCTACGTGCACGCCTATGAACGCCGATGGCAGATGACGTTGCTGCAGCTTGCCACAGAGGGCCGGTTTGCCGAGTTCTTCGGCCCCGAGCTTGTGCCCTTGGATCGTCTGCTGCGCACGATCGGCATCTGGCAGATGGCCCAGGCGCTCTGGCGGGAGCTCACCCCGCAGGAGCGGGCTCGGCTTGAAGCCTATAGCGCCGGGGTGAACGCGGCCAGCCGTCGGCGTCCGCGTCCGGTAGAGCATGCCCTCGTCGGCTTCGATCCGCTTCCTTGGAGCCCCCTGCATTCGCTGGGACTGGTGCGGCTGATGGCTTGGGAGCTCAACTTCGCCTGGCGGATCGAGACCACTTTGGGGGTGCTGGCCGAGCGGCTGGATTCCGCGCGCTTTCGCGCCCTCTGGCCCATACCGTATCCAGAGCAGCAGGTCGCGCCCTCCAGCATAAGCAAAACCCTGCAGGCGCTTCAGCGCGTGCACGAGCTGCTAGCGGATTGGTTTGGCTCCCCTTCAGCGGCCGGGTCGAACGCATGGGTTGTCTCCGGCTTGCGCACGCGCTCCGGCAAACCCCTGCTGGCTAACGATCCGCACCTCATGTTGCAGGTTCCGCCCCGCTGGTACGAGGTCGCGCTACATGGGCCGGGCTGGCGCCTAGTGGGCGCCACACTACCCGGAGGTCCGGCCGTGGTGCTGGGGCACAACGAACGAATCGCCTGGGGTGTGACGAACGCCATGCTCGATGACTGCGACTTTTACCTAGAAGCCGTTGACCCCCGAAGACCGGGCTGGTACGTGCTTAGCGCCGAGCGCACGGATTCTGCAGGACGTCCCGCCGGGGCGATCACATACGCGCGTTTTCAGACCCGTACGGAGCGCATCCGCATCAAGGGCCGACCGGATAGCCTCATTGTGATCCGCTACACGGAGCGGGGGCCCGTCGTAACGGACCTTCTACCGGATTCGGCTCAGATCCGGGACCGGCTGATCGCGATGCGCTGGACAGGTCTGGAGCGCAGTCATGAGCTACGCGCCCTCTGGGGCGTCAACCGAGCCCGCAATTGGGGGGAGTTTCAAGAGGCCCTGCGCGACTTCGGTGTCCCGGCGCAGAACTTCGTGTACGCGGACGTAACGGGCCGTATCGGCTACCTGCTTGCGGGCCGCATCCCGATTCGACAAGGGGGTCGGCCGCAACCCCTGGCCCGAGGATGGGAGACGCGAGGGCGCTGGATCGGGTACGTGCCCTTTGAGGCCCAACCGCAGCTGTTTGATCCGCCATCGGGGTTCATCGCAACGGCCAACAATCCGCCTGCGCCGCCGGACTATCCCTACTACCTATCCGAGCTCTGGGAGCCCTCGGCTCGCATCGAACGCATCCGAGAGCTGCTGGAAAACCGAACAGACCTTACGGTGGCCGACATGATGCGCGCGCAGACGGACCTGCTCAGCCCCTTTGCGCGGCGCCTTGTGCCCTACATCCTGCGCGCCTTCGAAGGTCAAGGATCGCCCTCAGGACCTGTTCGAGAGGCTCTGGCGTATCTGCGCGCCTGGGATTACGGATACGGCCCGGAAAGCATAGCGGCCTCGATTTTTGAGTCCTGGTTTCTGGCCTTCTGCCGCCTGCTGTTTGCCGAGGCTATGGGGCCATCTTACGCGCACTGGCTCTTTATCGCCCTGGCCCCTGTGCGTACGGTGGAGGCGCTTATAGCGCAACCCGAAAGTCCCTGGTACGACGATCCCCGCACCGCCGAAATCGAGGGGCGCGAGCTGCGAATTCGGCAGGCCCTCGAAGAGGCCGTCCGGGACCTATCGGCCCGCCTGGGGCCAGAGAGCCATAATTGGCGCTGGGAGCATTTGCACACCCTGACCCTTGAGCCCCCGCTGCTGGGCGAGGCGGCCCGCCGCCCGAACGCGCATGGGCTGCTGCGCCTGCTCGTACGCGGCCTTTTCTGTCTGGGCCCCTACGGGGCTGCGGGAAGCTATACGACCATCCCCCAGGCCCAATATTGGCTCACCGAGCCGTATGCGATGCGCGTAGGGGCCTCGATCCGGCGCATCGTAGACCTGGCCGATCCCACAAGCAGCTACTCCAGCCTTCCGGGGGGGCAATCCGGACATCCCGTAAGCCGCCACTACGGCGATCAGCTGGCCGATTGGCTTGCGGGGCGCTACAAGCGCTTGCTTTGGGATAGCACGGGCGCCCGCATTCGGGGCCCTTCACTGCGCCTGGAGCCGTTGCGATGA
- a CDS encoding tetratricopeptide repeat protein, translating into MRRWLFALLLGAPAAYAQEPEALSLLGRPLYRPQLAPETRARYEAQWQEAHTRLRADSGNVENWIWLGRRTAYLGRYREAVALYTEAIARFPQDPRLYRHRGHRYITLRQFDRAIEDLERAARLTRGKPDEVEPDGLPNPHGIPTSTLQGNIYYHLGLAYYLKGDFARALAAYRAALERATTDDMRVATLDWLYMSLRRLGRHQEAQRLLDTLRLDRMRILENHAYLNRLRFYRGELSAEALLGPDADELTYLTQGYGVGNYYLYTGHPERARALFERLIQSANWAAFGYIAAEAELARWPRR; encoded by the coding sequence ATGAGGCGATGGCTGTTTGCGCTTCTCTTGGGAGCCCCGGCCGCCTACGCTCAAGAGCCGGAGGCGCTTTCGCTTCTTGGTCGCCCTCTGTATCGCCCTCAGCTCGCCCCGGAAACCCGGGCCCGCTATGAGGCGCAATGGCAAGAGGCGCACACGCGGCTGCGGGCCGATTCGGGTAACGTCGAAAACTGGATCTGGCTGGGCCGCCGCACGGCCTATCTGGGCCGCTACCGGGAGGCCGTGGCCCTATACACGGAGGCGATAGCCCGCTTTCCGCAAGACCCCCGCCTGTATCGGCACCGAGGGCATCGGTATATCACGCTGCGCCAGTTTGACCGGGCCATCGAAGACCTGGAGCGGGCCGCTAGACTCACCCGCGGAAAGCCCGACGAAGTCGAACCCGACGGCCTGCCCAATCCGCACGGGATCCCCACGAGCACCCTGCAGGGTAACATCTACTACCATCTCGGGCTGGCCTATTACCTTAAAGGCGACTTCGCGCGCGCCCTTGCGGCCTACCGGGCTGCCCTGGAGCGGGCCACCACAGACGATATGCGCGTGGCCACTTTGGACTGGCTCTACATGAGCCTGCGCCGGCTTGGCCGTCATCAGGAGGCCCAAAGACTGCTCGATACCCTGCGCCTGGATCGGATGCGCATCCTGGAGAACCACGCCTACCTGAACCGGCTGCGCTTCTATCGCGGAGAGCTTTCGGCCGAGGCGTTGCTCGGTCCAGACGCCGATGAGCTGACTTATCTTACGCAAGGCTATGGGGTGGGCAACTATTACCTCTACACGGGCCATCCGGAGCGCGCACGCGCGCTCTTTGAGCGCTTGATCCAAAGCGCCAATTGGGCCGCCTTCGGATACATCGCTGCTGAAGCGGAGCTAGCCCGATGGCCCCGGCGATAG
- a CDS encoding PP2C family protein-serine/threonine phosphatase, whose translation MRLVSRRELVLWLAACLGAVAFFVFLPYQHPDQAVRFYLDRTSAVRLAERFVRAQGYDVGGLTAQAVFRRTPELLELLGQQHGRMGLTRRLREHGAHLPAYYWEVSWEPQERDTNSAPMSRAEGARGSASLRVRLNPAGLPWYLERHGPPPIEQSADGALARDSAWALARLRLGTTLWGRLGWRPDSVRLLPALGYEVSGMAQLPLLERPVRVVAHIGSDGRLLALRPRWEPLKRAAFGSELGDFMLRLGTYLLVGVALLVVFLRRLHARLVDVPFALSIAVGGAVLATIALVLPVSNLSAQDPPQGDFWLAVIPVVFTFLLALLGGAGVFFVLGATAESLARQISPDRFRALAALARGDLRSRALAQALRRGGLGALALAGLTALLIALIPEAPASFDQRSQDWTPMLIRPYALFVLGASGWLGGFLVLMGLLGGVALVYRRWPRPWVFGLGPALLWVGLAGDPMGFSLHPWTAQALPQAASGLVMGWLFWRYDALTAWLAYWGASAWWGLRELGSPLTGSLTGDGVALLAFPLLLLAAGYALGLLKPSSEEEGPYLPAYLQELTRRQRLERELEIARQVQLSFLPRRTPQRPGLEIAARCEPALEVGGDYYDFCELDAHRIGVLIGDVSGKGIPAAFYMTLVKGLVQPLSEQGLPPAEVLCRLNRLFHRHAQRGLFLSMLYGILDLRDRSFTFARAGHTPLLLWHRGQKAVESLRPPGMAIGLVADSRFEAHLVEERIHLEPGDVLVLYTDGLSEARNAQRELLEEKVLLTLIQEHAHQPAEGILEELLRAVERFENGASRTDDRTLVVIRLHPQTHEPGADP comes from the coding sequence ATGCGCCTCGTATCCCGAAGAGAGCTGGTTCTATGGCTAGCCGCCTGCCTGGGAGCGGTGGCGTTTTTTGTGTTTTTGCCCTATCAACATCCCGATCAGGCGGTGCGCTTTTACCTCGACAGAACGTCGGCTGTGCGGCTAGCGGAGCGTTTCGTGCGGGCTCAAGGCTATGACGTGGGGGGATTGACGGCACAGGCCGTATTCCGGCGCACCCCGGAACTGCTGGAGCTGCTCGGTCAGCAACACGGCCGCATGGGCCTTACGCGGCGTTTGCGTGAACACGGTGCGCACCTCCCGGCTTACTATTGGGAGGTCTCCTGGGAGCCTCAGGAGCGCGACACAAACTCGGCCCCGATGTCCCGGGCAGAGGGAGCTCGCGGATCGGCTTCCCTGCGCGTACGCCTGAACCCGGCCGGACTTCCGTGGTACTTAGAGCGGCACGGCCCCCCTCCGATCGAGCAAAGCGCTGACGGAGCGCTTGCGCGTGATTCCGCTTGGGCGCTAGCGCGCCTCCGGCTGGGGACCACATTGTGGGGCAGGCTGGGTTGGAGGCCCGACTCCGTTCGCCTCCTTCCGGCCCTGGGCTATGAGGTCTCGGGTATGGCGCAGCTGCCCCTGCTGGAGCGCCCCGTTCGGGTCGTAGCGCACATCGGATCGGACGGACGGCTATTGGCGTTGCGACCGCGCTGGGAGCCCCTCAAAAGGGCCGCGTTTGGGTCCGAGCTCGGCGACTTCATGCTGCGCTTAGGCACCTACCTACTCGTGGGTGTAGCCCTGCTGGTGGTGTTCCTAAGACGCCTGCACGCTCGTCTTGTTGACGTACCCTTCGCTTTATCTATAGCGGTAGGGGGAGCGGTACTAGCTACGATAGCGCTTGTTTTGCCCGTATCGAATCTGTCCGCACAAGATCCTCCGCAAGGGGATTTTTGGCTAGCCGTAATCCCGGTGGTCTTCACCTTTCTATTGGCTCTTCTGGGCGGGGCGGGGGTCTTTTTTGTATTGGGCGCCACGGCGGAGTCGCTAGCGCGACAGATCAGCCCGGATCGCTTTCGGGCCCTGGCCGCCCTTGCGCGGGGGGATCTACGCTCTCGCGCGCTGGCCCAGGCCTTACGGCGCGGAGGGCTGGGCGCGCTGGCCTTGGCGGGGCTTACGGCGCTTTTGATCGCGCTTATCCCTGAGGCTCCAGCCTCCTTCGACCAGCGGAGCCAAGACTGGACGCCTATGCTCATTCGGCCGTACGCCCTGTTTGTACTGGGGGCTTCGGGGTGGCTAGGAGGATTCCTTGTGCTTATGGGTCTGCTGGGAGGGGTGGCGCTCGTGTATCGGCGCTGGCCTCGGCCCTGGGTGTTCGGGCTGGGGCCTGCCCTGCTGTGGGTGGGCTTAGCGGGGGATCCGATGGGGTTTTCGCTGCACCCCTGGACGGCGCAAGCCCTTCCACAGGCCGCCTCGGGCCTGGTCATGGGCTGGTTGTTTTGGCGCTACGACGCGCTCACGGCTTGGCTCGCCTACTGGGGCGCAAGCGCCTGGTGGGGGCTGCGGGAGTTGGGGTCACCCCTGACGGGCTCGCTTACGGGCGATGGCGTGGCCCTGCTGGCGTTTCCGCTCCTGCTGCTTGCGGCCGGTTACGCGCTCGGCCTGCTTAAACCGAGCTCAGAGGAAGAGGGCCCGTATCTACCCGCCTACCTACAGGAGCTGACCCGCCGGCAGCGCTTGGAGCGGGAGCTTGAGATCGCCCGGCAAGTGCAGCTTTCCTTTCTGCCCCGGCGCACGCCCCAGCGGCCTGGACTGGAGATCGCCGCCCGCTGCGAACCGGCTCTGGAGGTCGGAGGCGACTACTACGACTTCTGCGAGCTCGACGCGCATCGGATTGGGGTGCTCATCGGAGACGTGAGCGGCAAGGGCATCCCCGCGGCCTTTTACATGACCCTGGTTAAAGGTCTTGTGCAACCCCTCAGCGAACAGGGGCTGCCGCCGGCTGAGGTGCTGTGCCGGCTCAACCGACTCTTTCATCGACACGCCCAGCGCGGGCTTTTCCTGTCTATGCTCTACGGTATCCTGGACCTCCGGGATCGAAGCTTTACCTTCGCCCGCGCCGGACACACTCCGCTGCTGCTGTGGCACCGCGGCCAAAAAGCGGTTGAGTCGCTGCGCCCTCCGGGCATGGCGATCGGCTTGGTGGCCGACTCTCGCTTCGAGGCCCATCTCGTTGAGGAGCGTATTCATCTGGAGCCCGGCGACGTGCTCGTGCTCTACACCGACGGCCTAAGCGAGGCCCGCAACGCCCAGCGGGAGCTTTTGGAGGAAAAAGTGCTCCTTACGCTGATCCAAGAACACGCCCACCAACCCGCTGAGGGCATTCTGGAGGAGCTGCTGCGGGCCGTGGAGCGGTTTGAAAACGGCGCCTCGCGAACGGATGATCGCACCTTGGTCGTGATCCGCCTGCATCCGCAAACCCATGAGCCAGGAGCAGATCCATGA
- the dtd gene encoding D-aminoacyl-tRNA deacylase produces the protein MRALLQRVRCARVRVEGREVAHIGTGLLIFLAVHAQDGPEEADWLARKCAGLRIFPDAQGRMNRSLRDVGGEALVVSQFTLYGELRKGFRPSFTEAAPPERAIPLYERFIAQLEAILQRRVPTGVFGAMMEVELLNDGPVTIWLEKAPRFPSAP, from the coding sequence ATGCGCGCGCTGCTTCAACGCGTACGCTGCGCCCGGGTGCGGGTCGAGGGCCGCGAGGTCGCGCATATCGGGACCGGACTGTTGATTTTCCTTGCCGTGCACGCACAAGACGGACCTGAAGAGGCCGACTGGCTGGCCCGCAAGTGCGCCGGGCTGCGCATCTTTCCCGATGCGCAGGGCCGCATGAACCGGTCCCTGCGCGACGTGGGCGGCGAGGCGCTCGTCGTGTCCCAGTTTACGCTCTACGGAGAGCTCCGCAAGGGTTTTCGGCCTAGCTTCACAGAGGCGGCCCCTCCCGAACGGGCCATCCCGCTCTATGAGCGCTTCATAGCCCAGCTGGAGGCGATCCTGCAACGGCGCGTGCCGACGGGCGTCTTCGGGGCCATGATGGAGGTCGAACTGCTAAACGACGGACCGGTTACGATCTGGCTGGAGAAGGCTCCGCGCTTCCCCTCTGCCCCGTAA
- a CDS encoding peptidase, translating into MLFVDGLGLGEPGPRNPLDADYPALRWLAGGQRWTSAATSVRADRVVFTALDATLGLPGLPQSGTGQVALLTGYNAARLMGRHFGPWAPRALWPLLDRENLFSRVRALGLRAQLANAYPPVFFEALRRSGRWSVMSRAAWAAGLRLQGVADVLGCRALTADMTGAAWRERLKLPVPELRPEEAGRRWHALGRGAHVCLFEYPLPDQAGHEQDPARARLALERLDRFLMGYLSACDPESDLLLLCSDHGNVEDLSWRGHTRNLVPLVAFGAAAGRWDSIGSIAEVVPVLCAVLREGLGFGQLRHRHHAHIPDPL; encoded by the coding sequence GTGCTTTTTGTGGACGGTTTGGGCCTGGGCGAGCCTGGCCCCCGTAATCCGCTTGATGCCGACTACCCGGCTTTGAGATGGCTCGCCGGGGGACAGCGCTGGACGAGCGCGGCCACCTCTGTGCGCGCGGATCGGGTCGTGTTCACGGCCTTGGATGCGACGCTCGGCCTACCGGGGCTACCGCAGAGCGGCACCGGCCAAGTGGCGTTGCTAACGGGCTACAACGCCGCCCGGCTGATGGGCCGGCACTTCGGGCCCTGGGCCCCACGGGCCCTGTGGCCCCTGCTAGACCGGGAAAACCTCTTCAGCCGGGTGCGCGCTCTTGGACTGCGCGCCCAATTGGCCAACGCCTATCCTCCTGTCTTTTTTGAAGCCCTCCGTCGCAGCGGGCGCTGGAGTGTGATGAGCCGGGCCGCCTGGGCCGCAGGGCTGCGCCTGCAAGGGGTGGCCGATGTCCTGGGATGTCGGGCCCTTACGGCCGACATGACCGGAGCGGCCTGGCGCGAACGCCTGAAGCTGCCCGTGCCCGAGCTCCGGCCCGAAGAGGCCGGCCGCCGGTGGCACGCTCTGGGCCGCGGCGCGCACGTTTGCCTATTCGAGTACCCGCTTCCGGACCAGGCCGGACATGAACAGGACCCGGCTCGCGCCCGCCTGGCACTGGAGCGCCTAGATCGATTTCTGATGGGCTACCTGAGCGCCTGCGACCCCGAAAGCGATCTGCTGCTGCTCTGCAGCGACCACGGCAACGTAGAGGACCTAAGCTGGCGCGGCCATACGCGCAACCTTGTGCCGCTAGTCGCCTTCGGAGCCGCGGCAGGGCGCTGGGACTCTATAGGCTCCATCGCGGAGGTCGTGCCCGTTTTGTGCGCCGTGCTACGGGAGGGGCTTGGCTTTGGCCAGCTACGCCATCGTCACCACGCGCACATCCCAGACCCCCTCTAA